In Hyphomicrobiales bacterium, a single window of DNA contains:
- the gltB gene encoding glutamate synthase large subunit has product MTIQHFHPEGLPEAHGLYDPRNEHDACGIGLLANIHNIKSHKTVEDGLRILKNLEHRGAVGADPKAGDGAGILIQIPHEFFAAEAGRIGFDLPAAGQYGVGFLFMPRDPVYRQDIERIWWETAREEGLKVLGWRDVAVDRSVLGYSVIDTEPMHRQVFIGRGPTIRDEAHFERKLFVCRKVVSNRIVEVLGKKARAYYPVSVSCRTIVYKGLVLGAEVPNYYLDLKDPRVTSAFALVHQRFSTNTFPSWPLAHPYRFICHNGEINTVRGNFNWMAARQANMKSEVLGEDLSKLWPISYEGQSDTACFDNALELLYMGGYSLPHAMMMLIPEAWAGNPLMDEDRRAFYEHHAAMMEPWDGPAAMVFTDGKVIGATLDRNGLRPSRYLVTDDGFVMLASEMGCLEFAEERITRKWRLQPGKMLLIDLDKKAIISDEDLKKELSTQHPYKDWLKRTQVVLRDLPKAKTARPKIAVPLLDRQQAFGYTQEDLKILMAPMASTGQEAIGSMGNDSPPSALSDRPKLLDTYFKQNFAQVTNPPIDPIREELVMSLVSFIGPRPNLLDLKGTSKHMRLEVSQPILTNEELERIRNIGEVRENPFRTVTIDITYDVANGARYMEAALDSVTAQAERAVRDGYNIIILSDRSVSAERVPIPSLLATSATHHHLIRKGLRTLVGLVVESGEPREVHQFCALAGYGAEAINPYLAFETLEGLLPTLDEKVSAYEAVKRFIKAVDKGILKVMSKMGISTYQSYCGAQIFDAVGLSSEFVKRYFTGTATTVEGIGLHEVAEEAFRRHVDAFGLNPVLTTQLDVGGDYAQRIRGEAHVWTSETVSSLQHAVRGNSLDKYREYAKLINEQNEKLRTLRGLFRLKSAEEMGNTPVPLEEVEPVKDIVRRFATGAMSFGSISREAHTTLAIAMNRIGGKSNTGEGGEEADRFVPLPNGDSMRSAIKQVASGRFGVTAEYLVNSDMMQIKMAQGAKPGEGGQLPGHKVDAVIAKVRHSTPGVGLISPPPHHDIYSIEDLAQLIYDLKNVNPRGQVSVKLVSEVGVGTVAAGVSKAHADHVTISGYEGGTGASPLTSIKHAGSPWEIGLAETQQTLVANDLRGRIWVQADGGIRTGRDVLIAALLGADEIGFATAPLIAAGCIMMRKCHLNTCPVGVATQDPELRKRFKGQPEHVINFFFFVAGELRDLMAAMGIRKFEDLVGKTEWLDTRKAISHWKAKGLDFTKLFAKADVTGPIATRRIQDQDHGLEAVLDRELIAKAAPALENRKPVVIEARIKNNNRTAGAMLSGEVASRFGHAGLPEDTITVKLNGVTGQSFGAWAAHGVTLDVTGEGNDYVGKGLSGGKIIIKPQAKTGFKPEESIIVGNTVLYGAINGEAYFRGVAGERFAVRNSGAVAVVEGTGDHGCEYMTGGCVLVIGPTGRNFAAGMSGGVAYVLDEDKTFEKRCNLSMVDLQPVPEEEELLEKHQHSGGDMQSHGLVDITSKMDRHDAARIHELLVRHHRYTGSGKAKAILDNWATYLPRFVKVMPVEYARALAELEKAQETSDGLTVGVKRSA; this is encoded by the coding sequence ATGACCATCCAACACTTCCACCCGGAAGGTCTGCCGGAAGCCCACGGGCTTTACGACCCGCGCAACGAACACGACGCCTGCGGCATCGGTCTTCTCGCAAATATCCACAACATCAAGAGCCACAAGACGGTTGAGGATGGGCTTCGCATCCTCAAGAACCTGGAACATCGTGGCGCAGTTGGTGCCGACCCCAAGGCTGGCGACGGCGCGGGCATCCTGATCCAGATCCCCCATGAGTTCTTTGCCGCCGAAGCAGGGCGAATCGGTTTCGACCTTCCGGCCGCCGGACAATACGGCGTGGGCTTCCTGTTCATGCCGCGCGATCCGGTCTACCGCCAGGACATCGAGCGCATCTGGTGGGAAACGGCGCGCGAGGAAGGCCTGAAGGTCCTGGGCTGGCGCGATGTTGCGGTGGACCGGTCGGTGCTGGGGTATTCTGTCATTGATACCGAGCCCATGCACCGCCAGGTGTTCATCGGCCGCGGCCCCACGATCCGCGATGAGGCGCATTTCGAGCGCAAGCTGTTCGTCTGCCGCAAGGTCGTGTCCAACCGCATCGTCGAGGTGCTGGGCAAGAAGGCGCGCGCCTATTATCCGGTGTCGGTCTCGTGCCGCACCATCGTCTACAAGGGACTGGTGCTCGGCGCCGAAGTGCCGAACTACTATCTCGATCTCAAGGACCCGCGGGTGACGTCGGCCTTTGCACTGGTGCACCAGCGCTTCTCCACCAACACCTTCCCGAGCTGGCCGCTGGCGCATCCCTATCGCTTCATCTGCCACAACGGCGAAATCAACACCGTGCGCGGCAACTTCAACTGGATGGCGGCGCGCCAGGCAAACATGAAGTCGGAAGTGCTGGGCGAAGACCTCTCCAAGCTCTGGCCCATCTCCTATGAGGGCCAGTCCGACACGGCCTGCTTCGACAACGCCCTCGAGCTGCTCTACATGGGTGGATATTCCCTGCCCCATGCCATGATGATGCTGATCCCCGAGGCCTGGGCGGGCAATCCGCTCATGGACGAGGACCGCCGCGCTTTCTACGAGCACCACGCCGCAATGATGGAGCCGTGGGACGGCCCCGCCGCCATGGTGTTCACCGACGGCAAGGTGATCGGCGCCACGCTGGACCGCAACGGCCTTCGCCCGTCACGCTATCTCGTGACCGACGACGGTTTTGTCATGCTCGCATCGGAAATGGGCTGCCTTGAATTCGCCGAGGAGCGCATCACCCGCAAGTGGCGCCTGCAGCCGGGCAAGATGCTGCTCATCGACCTCGACAAGAAGGCGATCATTTCCGACGAGGATCTGAAGAAGGAGCTTTCGACCCAGCATCCCTACAAGGATTGGCTGAAGCGCACGCAGGTGGTTCTGCGCGACCTGCCCAAGGCCAAGACCGCGCGCCCGAAGATTGCCGTGCCGCTTCTCGACCGCCAGCAGGCGTTTGGCTACACGCAGGAAGACCTGAAAATCCTGATGGCGCCCATGGCCTCGACCGGACAGGAAGCCATCGGCTCCATGGGCAATGACTCCCCGCCCTCGGCCCTTTCGGACCGCCCGAAGCTGCTGGACACGTATTTCAAACAGAATTTCGCGCAGGTGACGAACCCGCCCATCGACCCGATCCGCGAGGAACTGGTCATGTCACTGGTGTCCTTCATCGGCCCCCGCCCCAACCTGCTCGACCTCAAGGGCACGTCGAAGCACATGCGCCTTGAAGTGTCGCAGCCCATCCTCACCAACGAGGAACTGGAGCGCATCCGCAACATCGGTGAAGTGCGCGAGAACCCTTTCCGTACGGTGACGATCGACATCACCTACGACGTTGCAAACGGCGCGCGCTACATGGAAGCCGCGCTCGACTCCGTGACGGCACAGGCCGAACGCGCGGTGCGTGATGGTTACAATATCATCATCCTGTCGGACCGTTCTGTCTCCGCCGAACGTGTGCCAATCCCGTCACTGCTGGCGACGTCGGCCACGCACCATCACCTGATCCGCAAGGGCCTGCGAACACTCGTCGGTCTCGTTGTGGAATCCGGCGAGCCGCGCGAGGTGCATCAGTTCTGCGCGCTTGCAGGTTACGGCGCGGAAGCGATCAACCCCTATCTCGCCTTCGAGACCCTGGAAGGCCTGCTGCCGACGCTGGACGAAAAGGTCTCGGCCTATGAAGCGGTGAAGCGCTTCATCAAGGCCGTGGACAAGGGCATCCTCAAGGTCATGTCCAAGATGGGCATCTCGACCTATCAATCCTACTGCGGCGCGCAGATCTTTGACGCTGTCGGCCTCTCGTCCGAGTTCGTGAAGCGCTATTTCACTGGCACCGCCACCACGGTGGAAGGCATTGGCCTGCATGAAGTCGCGGAAGAAGCCTTCCGGCGCCATGTAGATGCTTTCGGCCTCAATCCGGTGTTGACGACGCAACTCGACGTGGGTGGCGACTATGCCCAGCGCATTCGCGGCGAGGCACATGTGTGGACGAGCGAAACCGTCTCCTCGCTCCAGCATGCGGTGCGCGGCAACTCGCTCGACAAGTATCGCGAATATGCAAAACTGATCAACGAGCAGAACGAAAAGCTGCGCACGCTGCGCGGCCTGTTCCGCCTGAAGTCAGCTGAGGAAATGGGGAACACGCCCGTTCCGCTCGAAGAGGTTGAACCCGTCAAGGATATCGTCAGGCGTTTCGCCACGGGTGCGATGTCGTTCGGCTCGATCAGCCGCGAGGCGCATACGACGCTCGCCATTGCCATGAACCGCATCGGCGGCAAGTCCAACACAGGCGAAGGTGGTGAAGAGGCAGACCGTTTCGTGCCGCTGCCGAACGGCGACTCCATGCGCTCCGCCATCAAGCAGGTGGCCTCTGGCCGCTTTGGCGTCACGGCGGAATATCTCGTCAACTCCGACATGATGCAGATCAAGATGGCGCAGGGTGCGAAGCCAGGCGAAGGCGGTCAGCTGCCGGGGCACAAGGTAGATGCCGTCATCGCCAAGGTGCGCCATTCCACGCCGGGGGTGGGCCTCATCTCGCCGCCACCGCACCACGACATCTATTCGATCGAAGACTTGGCACAGCTGATCTATGATCTGAAGAACGTCAACCCGCGCGGACAGGTTTCCGTGAAGCTCGTCTCGGAAGTTGGCGTCGGCACGGTTGCCGCTGGCGTCTCCAAGGCCCATGCCGATCATGTGACCATCTCGGGTTATGAAGGCGGCACGGGTGCTTCGCCGCTCACCTCCATCAAGCACGCAGGCTCTCCGTGGGAGATCGGACTGGCGGAAACGCAGCAGACGCTCGTCGCCAATGACCTGCGCGGCCGCATCTGGGTGCAGGCAGACGGTGGCATCCGCACCGGGCGCGACGTGCTGATTGCCGCACTGCTGGGTGCCGATGAAATCGGCTTCGCAACGGCGCCGCTGATCGCCGCGGGTTGCATCATGATGCGCAAGTGTCACCTCAACACCTGCCCCGTTGGTGTGGCCACGCAAGACCCCGAACTGCGCAAGCGCTTCAAGGGCCAGCCCGAGCATGTCATCAACTTCTTCTTCTTCGTCGCGGGTGAACTCCGCGACTTGATGGCTGCCATGGGCATCCGCAAGTTCGAAGACCTGGTGGGCAAGACCGAATGGCTGGACACCCGCAAGGCCATCTCGCACTGGAAGGCCAAGGGGCTGGACTTCACCAAGCTGTTTGCCAAGGCGGATGTGACAGGCCCCATCGCCACGCGCCGCATCCAGGACCAGGACCATGGCCTTGAAGCCGTACTGGACCGGGAACTGATCGCCAAGGCTGCTCCCGCGCTCGAAAACCGCAAACCCGTGGTGATCGAGGCGCGCATCAAGAACAACAACCGCACGGCGGGCGCCATGCTCTCCGGCGAAGTGGCTTCGCGATTTGGCCATGCGGGCCTTCCCGAGGACACGATCACGGTGAAGCTGAACGGCGTGACCGGCCAGAGCTTTGGCGCCTGGGCTGCCCATGGCGTGACGCTGGACGTGACCGGTGAAGGCAACGACTATGTCGGCAAGGGCCTTTCGGGCGGCAAGATCATCATCAAGCCGCAGGCAAAGACGGGCTTCAAACCGGAAGAGTCGATCATCGTGGGCAACACCGTGCTTTACGGCGCCATCAACGGCGAGGCCTATTTCCGCGGCGTGGCCGGCGAACGTTTCGCCGTGCGCAATTCGGGTGCGGTTGCTGTCGTGGAAGGCACGGGCGACCACGGTTGCGAATACATGACCGGCGGCTGCGTTCTGGTGATCGGACCCACGGGCCGCAACTTCGCGGCCGGCATGTCCGGCGGCGTGGCCTATGTGCTGGATGAGGACAAAACTTTCGAGAAGCGCTGCAACCTCTCCATGGTCGACCTGCAACCTGTGCCGGAAGAGGAAGAACTGCTCGAAAAGCACCAGCATTCGGGCGGCGACATGCAATCCCATGGGCTCGTGGATATCACCTCGAAGATGGATCGCCACGATGCGGCGCGCATCCACGAACTGCTGGTTCGTCATCATCGCTACACGGGTTCGGGCAAGGCGAAGGCCATTCTCGACAACTGGGCAACCTACCTGCCGCGTTTCGTGAAGGTCATGCCGGTGGAATATGCCCGCGCATTGGCGGAACTGGAAAAGGCACAGGAAACAAGTGACGGCCTGACGGTCGGCGTGAAGAGGAGCGCATAA
- a CDS encoding MBL fold metallo-hydrolase, producing the protein MAAKPHIHAWFDAPTNTVTYLVADPETKRAAVIDPVFDYDHKSGKADVTSVEAVLTKAGEEGYAIDWVLETHVHADHLSGAPYIKLKTGAKVAIGENIREVQQIFRPIFNAMDVSGSGAEFDRLVKEGDTIAIGNLACEVIATPGHTPACVSFRIGNAVFVGDTMFMPDYGTARADFPGGDARTLYRSIRRLLALPRETRLFMCHDYLPKEGRTSFAWETTVGEELDRNIHVNGTVSEDDFVAMRTARDKTLSAPALLLPSIQINMRAGKLPPADSNGIHYIKVPVSLPQGVPA; encoded by the coding sequence ATGGCCGCCAAACCTCATATTCACGCGTGGTTCGATGCCCCCACCAATACCGTCACCTATCTAGTGGCGGACCCCGAAACGAAACGGGCCGCCGTGATCGATCCTGTGTTCGACTACGACCACAAGTCCGGCAAGGCCGACGTCACCTCGGTTGAGGCCGTGCTGACCAAGGCAGGGGAGGAGGGGTACGCAATCGACTGGGTTCTCGAAACCCATGTCCATGCCGACCACCTGTCAGGCGCGCCCTACATCAAGCTGAAGACCGGCGCGAAAGTGGCCATCGGAGAGAACATCCGGGAGGTGCAGCAGATCTTCCGGCCCATCTTCAACGCCATGGATGTCTCGGGCTCCGGGGCCGAGTTCGATCGCTTGGTGAAGGAGGGCGACACAATCGCAATCGGCAACCTCGCCTGCGAAGTCATAGCAACGCCCGGCCACACGCCCGCCTGCGTGTCTTTCCGGATCGGCAACGCAGTTTTCGTCGGCGATACGATGTTCATGCCCGACTATGGAACGGCGCGGGCAGATTTCCCCGGAGGTGATGCCCGCACGCTTTACCGTTCCATCCGCCGACTGCTGGCGCTCCCGCGCGAGACACGCCTTTTCATGTGCCACGACTACCTGCCCAAGGAAGGCCGCACGTCCTTCGCCTGGGAGACGACGGTGGGAGAGGAACTGGACCGCAACATCCATGTGAATGGCACGGTAAGCGAGGATGATTTCGTGGCCATGCGCACCGCCCGCGACAAGACGCTCTCTGCGCCGGCCCTGCTGCTGCCCTCCATCCAGATCAACATGCGGGCCGGAAAGCTGCCCCCCGCCGATAGCAACGGCATCCATTACATCAAGGTACCCGTGAGCCTGCCGCAGGGTGTTCCCGCGTAG
- a CDS encoding DMT family transporter, producing the protein MTHSSNVRGIIYMVLAGLSFVSCDSFLKLMLADVPPLQSLVLRGVSATVWCFALLVVMRQLKDLPKLLEFWTFMRTLAEVVAVSAFILGLAKVPLADITAIYQVAPLFVLAGASLMWGEHVGPVRWVLIGLGLAGALLVAQPGSASASPYALLGFVTAVAAALRDLLSRKAPADIPGFVVAFGVIIAVMVASFVNNQLFEGWAPVPARTWAYSIGSGFFVMLGHYFVFSSFRHATARAVAPFYYCSTLAAAVYGAVFFGEWLNTLAVAGMVLIIACGLGVLAFERKNSPIRGPESFEGL; encoded by the coding sequence ATGACTCATTCTTCAAACGTGCGTGGCATCATTTACATGGTGCTGGCCGGCCTCAGCTTCGTGAGCTGCGACAGCTTCCTGAAATTGATGCTGGCCGATGTACCGCCGCTCCAATCGCTCGTCCTGCGCGGCGTGTCCGCCACGGTTTGGTGCTTTGCCCTGCTGGTGGTCATGCGCCAACTGAAGGACCTGCCGAAGCTGTTGGAATTCTGGACCTTCATGCGAACACTGGCGGAAGTGGTCGCCGTGTCGGCCTTCATTCTCGGCCTCGCCAAGGTGCCGCTGGCGGATATCACCGCCATCTATCAGGTGGCACCGCTCTTCGTGCTGGCGGGCGCCAGCCTGATGTGGGGTGAACACGTGGGGCCCGTCCGCTGGGTCTTGATCGGGCTCGGCCTCGCAGGCGCGCTTCTGGTGGCTCAACCCGGCAGCGCCAGCGCGTCGCCCTACGCCTTGCTGGGCTTTGTGACCGCTGTGGCCGCGGCCTTGCGCGATCTCCTCTCGCGCAAGGCACCCGCAGACATTCCGGGATTTGTTGTTGCCTTTGGCGTCATCATCGCCGTGATGGTGGCGTCCTTTGTCAACAACCAGCTGTTTGAGGGCTGGGCCCCGGTGCCCGCCCGAACCTGGGCCTATTCCATCGGGTCTGGCTTCTTCGTCATGCTCGGCCACTACTTCGTCTTCTCATCCTTCCGCCACGCCACGGCCCGGGCCGTTGCACCGTTCTACTACTGCTCGACATTGGCGGCTGCGGTCTATGGCGCGGTCTTCTTCGGCGAATGGCTCAACACGCTGGCGGTGGCCGGCATGGTGCTCATCATCGCCTGCGGACTTGGCGTGCTCGCCTTCGAACGCAAGAACTCTCCGATCCGTGGACCGGAGAGTTTCGAAGGGTTGTGA
- a CDS encoding CHRD domain-containing protein: protein MKLFALTVATLMVAGASFAQAEMLTFKADLTAASEVPPATDSKGSGMATVTVDTDTKKVSWEVTSKDLTGDATAAHIHGPAAAGENAPPMIDISANIAKGSGDITDAQLADLQAGRTYLNIHTMKYPDGEIRGQLMK, encoded by the coding sequence ATGAAACTGTTTGCTCTGACCGTCGCCACCCTCATGGTGGCAGGTGCCAGCTTTGCTCAGGCCGAGATGCTCACCTTCAAGGCCGATCTGACCGCCGCTTCCGAAGTACCGCCAGCAACCGACAGCAAGGGCAGCGGCATGGCCACCGTCACCGTTGATACCGATACCAAGAAGGTGAGTTGGGAAGTGACCTCGAAGGATCTCACGGGTGACGCCACGGCTGCCCACATTCACGGGCCGGCCGCTGCCGGTGAAAACGCACCGCCGATGATCGACATCAGCGCCAATATTGCAAAAGGATCGGGGGACATCACTGACGCGCAGCTGGCCGACCTGCAGGCGGGCCGCACCTATCTCAACATCCACACGATGAAATATCCGGACGGTGAAATCCGCGGCCAGCTGATGAAGTGA
- a CDS encoding sorbosone dehydrogenase family protein gives MGLRTATLLFALTLAAPALAVETVKTGKAAFGSWKDDAPGVTRKITAKDMPEAAPNPEESAFAQPVPMPDGAKPKLPPGYSAEMIADKVENPRALRVAPNGDLFVADSKANQVRVYRLGKSGKVEKASVFVKDLHQPYGIAFYPPGAKPTHVYIANSNSVVRFPYADGDMETAAKPEVIVDYIPAAHHWTRDIQFSPDGKRFYLSVGSGSNVALDMAPQPFEEGGIKGWEKKNGLGATWDTEADRAQVLTFDPMGKDKKTFATGLRNCAGLTIQPNTGEPWCVVNERDGLGPDTPLEYATRVKSGAFYGWPWYYIGKHEDDRPPSKRPDLADKVTVPDVLMQAHSAPLGIAFYTGKNFPAEVRGDAFVTLHGSWNRGSRTGYKVVRLPFKDGKPTGDYVDFMTGFVLADDKVWGRPVGVAVAKDGALLVSEDGNGTIWRITYSKP, from the coding sequence ATGGGCCTGCGTACTGCAACGCTGTTGTTTGCCCTCACCCTGGCCGCACCGGCCCTCGCGGTCGAGACGGTCAAGACCGGAAAGGCCGCATTCGGAAGCTGGAAGGATGACGCTCCGGGCGTCACCCGCAAGATCACCGCCAAGGACATGCCGGAGGCTGCCCCCAATCCGGAGGAGTCCGCCTTCGCACAGCCGGTTCCAATGCCGGATGGCGCAAAGCCCAAATTGCCACCGGGTTATTCCGCCGAAATGATCGCCGACAAGGTCGAGAACCCGCGGGCGCTGCGGGTGGCGCCGAACGGGGACCTGTTCGTGGCCGACAGCAAGGCCAACCAGGTCCGGGTCTATCGCTTGGGCAAGTCCGGCAAGGTGGAGAAAGCATCCGTATTTGTGAAAGATCTGCACCAGCCTTACGGCATTGCGTTCTATCCGCCGGGGGCCAAGCCTACGCATGTCTATATCGCCAACAGCAACAGCGTGGTGCGCTTCCCCTATGCCGATGGTGACATGGAGACGGCGGCAAAGCCGGAGGTGATCGTCGACTACATTCCGGCGGCGCATCACTGGACGCGCGACATCCAGTTCTCTCCGGACGGCAAGCGCTTCTACCTGAGCGTCGGGTCGGGTTCCAACGTGGCACTCGACATGGCGCCGCAACCTTTCGAAGAAGGCGGTATCAAGGGCTGGGAAAAGAAGAACGGACTTGGGGCGACGTGGGATACCGAAGCCGACCGCGCGCAGGTGCTCACCTTCGATCCGATGGGCAAGGATAAGAAGACTTTCGCCACCGGCTTGCGCAACTGTGCAGGCCTCACCATTCAGCCCAACACGGGTGAGCCGTGGTGCGTGGTGAATGAGCGTGATGGCCTTGGTCCCGATACGCCGCTGGAATATGCGACGCGGGTGAAGAGCGGCGCGTTCTATGGCTGGCCTTGGTATTACATCGGCAAGCATGAGGACGACCGTCCCCCCAGCAAGCGCCCCGATCTCGCGGACAAGGTCACGGTGCCGGACGTGCTGATGCAGGCGCATTCCGCGCCGCTCGGCATTGCCTTCTACACCGGCAAGAACTTCCCGGCGGAAGTTCGCGGTGATGCGTTTGTCACCCTGCACGGCTCGTGGAACCGGGGCAGCCGGACGGGCTACAAGGTGGTTCGCCTGCCCTTCAAGGATGGCAAGCCCACCGGCGATTATGTGGACTTCATGACAGGCTTCGTGCTGGCTGACGACAAGGTCTGGGGCCGGCCCGTGGGTGTTGCCGTCGCAAAGGACGGTGCACTGCTGGTGAGCGAGGATGGCAACGGCACCATCTGGCGCATCACCTATTCCAAACCCTGA
- a CDS encoding low specificity L-threonine aldolase: protein MNFASDNVYGVDPRIMQAMVEANSRLTDVSYCHDDGAKEVDARLSRIFDREVRAFLVVNGTGANSLALSAMCPTYGGVFCHEMSHINTDECNCPELFMGGGKLITMPGAGAKLAPAAFAEKLSQFGHGEHGAKPCALSITNTTELGTVYTPAEIAALSAVAAPRGMKVHMDGARFANALVSLGCTPAEMTWKAGVDVLSFGGTKNGGMILEAVVFFDTALAEDFLYRRKRTGQLISKGRFLSAQMLAYLQDDVWLANARRANGLAHTLAKGMQESNRVRLTNPVEANEVFAVMPKPMFDTLQARGARFYDWPWDGLAPDEIHCRFVTSFATPEAHVTEFLAMMRACA from the coding sequence ATGAATTTCGCCTCCGACAACGTCTACGGCGTCGATCCGCGCATAATGCAAGCCATGGTGGAGGCAAACAGCCGTTTGACCGATGTGTCGTACTGCCACGACGACGGCGCGAAGGAAGTCGACGCACGCCTTTCACGAATCTTTGATCGCGAGGTTCGGGCGTTTCTGGTGGTGAACGGGACGGGCGCCAACTCGCTCGCACTCTCCGCCATGTGCCCCACCTACGGCGGCGTCTTCTGCCACGAGATGAGCCATATCAACACGGACGAATGCAATTGCCCGGAATTGTTCATGGGGGGTGGCAAACTGATCACCATGCCGGGGGCAGGTGCCAAGCTCGCGCCTGCCGCATTTGCTGAGAAGCTCTCGCAATTCGGGCATGGCGAGCACGGCGCCAAGCCCTGTGCGCTTTCGATCACAAACACCACCGAACTCGGTACCGTATATACGCCTGCGGAGATCGCAGCCCTGTCCGCCGTTGCTGCCCCGCGCGGCATGAAGGTGCACATGGACGGCGCACGCTTTGCCAACGCGCTCGTCTCACTGGGATGCACACCCGCCGAGATGACGTGGAAGGCCGGCGTTGACGTGCTCTCGTTTGGCGGCACCAAGAACGGCGGCATGATCCTGGAGGCCGTGGTGTTTTTCGACACGGCACTCGCCGAGGATTTCCTCTACCGCCGCAAGCGCACGGGGCAACTCATCTCCAAGGGACGCTTCCTCTCCGCCCAGATGCTCGCCTATCTGCAGGACGACGTCTGGCTGGCCAACGCCCGCCGGGCCAACGGGTTGGCGCATACACTGGCCAAGGGCATGCAGGAATCGAACCGCGTCAGGCTTACCAATCCCGTCGAGGCCAACGAAGTCTTCGCTGTGATGCCGAAGCCGATGTTCGACACGCTCCAGGCCAGGGGCGCCCGCTTCTATGACTGGCCGTGGGACGGCCTGGCGCCGGACGAAATCCACTGCCGCTTCGTCACATCCTTCGCCACGCCAGAAGCCCACGTCACGGAGTTCCTCGCGATGATGCGGGCGTGCGCGTAA
- a CDS encoding proline racemase family protein, whose product MRSTKSIHIINCHAEGEVGDVIVGGVAPPPGNTVWEQSRYIANDGKLRAFVLNEPRGGVFRHVNMLVPPKNPKAQMGFIIMEPEDTPPMSGSNCICVATVLLDAGIIPMLEPLTHLTLEAPAGLIEVSASCRNGKAESITLTNVPSFAPHLEATLEVEGVGKVKVDTAFGGDSFVMADVADFGLSITPQNAHVIAALGRKLVKAANEQLPFHHPDLPDWKHYAFCFMREPLERKDGVLTSRNSCVVNPGKLDRSPTGTGCSALMAVLHAKGLMKVGDTYIGRSVIDSQFIGTISGETTVGNHKAIIPQITGRAWISGQTTLLLDPDDPYPDGYKVSDTWPNG is encoded by the coding sequence ATGCGCTCCACGAAATCCATCCACATCATCAATTGCCATGCCGAAGGCGAGGTCGGTGATGTGATCGTGGGGGGCGTGGCCCCTCCTCCCGGTAATACGGTGTGGGAGCAGTCCCGTTACATTGCCAATGACGGAAAGCTCCGGGCTTTCGTGCTGAACGAGCCGCGCGGCGGCGTGTTCCGTCATGTGAACATGCTGGTGCCGCCCAAAAATCCCAAGGCGCAGATGGGCTTCATCATCATGGAGCCGGAAGACACGCCGCCCATGTCGGGATCGAACTGCATCTGCGTGGCGACCGTGCTGCTGGATGCAGGCATCATTCCCATGCTGGAGCCGTTGACGCACCTCACACTGGAAGCGCCTGCCGGACTGATCGAAGTGTCCGCCTCGTGCCGCAACGGCAAGGCCGAGAGCATCACGCTCACCAACGTGCCCTCCTTCGCGCCGCACCTGGAGGCGACGCTGGAGGTTGAAGGCGTGGGCAAGGTGAAGGTGGATACGGCCTTCGGCGGCGACAGCTTCGTGATGGCCGACGTGGCGGACTTCGGCCTCTCGATCACGCCGCAGAACGCCCACGTCATTGCCGCGCTGGGCCGGAAGCTGGTGAAGGCCGCCAACGAGCAACTGCCCTTCCACCACCCGGACCTGCCGGACTGGAAGCATTATGCCTTCTGCTTCATGCGTGAACCGCTGGAACGGAAAGACGGCGTGCTGACGTCACGCAATTCCTGTGTGGTCAATCCCGGCAAGCTGGACCGTTCACCCACGGGTACGGGCTGCTCGGCCCTCATGGCGGTACTGCATGCCAAGGGCCTGATGAAGGTGGGTGATACCTACATCGGCCGGAGCGTGATCGACTCGCAATTCATCGGCACGATCTCGGGTGAGACCACGGTGGGCAACCACAAGGCCATCATCCCCCAGATCACGGGCCGCGCCTGGATCAGCGGGCAGACGACACTGCTGCTCGATCCGGATGATCCGTACCCGGACGGTTACAAGGTCAGCGACACCTGGCCGAATGGGTGA